CTCTTTCTCTTCTTTCAGGCCCTTGTACTCCAAGGCCGTCTCGCGCTCGTCGGAGAGTTGTTCGAGTCGGTCGCGCTTCTCCTCGATTCGCAACTCTGCCTCGCCGACGCGCTCTTTGACGACTTCGAGTTCCTCCAAGGCGTCTGCCTTCTTCGCGTCGAACTCGGCGACGCCCGCAATCTCGTCGATAATCTGGCGGCGCTCGCCAGCAGTCATGTTGATAATCTCGGTCACGTCGCCCTGCATGACGACGTTGTAGCCTTCCGGCGTGACGCCCGCTTGCGCGAGCAGGTCCTGTATGTCCGAAAGGTTTACCGAACGACCGTTCAGGTAGTAGTACGAATAATAATTGTCGTCGGTCTCTTTGACGCGACGCTTGATGGTAATCTCGTCCACCTCGCCGACGCTATCGGTTCCGGCGGCGTTGACGACCTGCGTCCGGTCGAGCGTGCCGTCGCTGTTGTCCAGAACGACCTCGACGCTAGCCTCTCGCGTGCCGGATTGCTCTTCGCTCCCGTCGGCGTGGCCGGGATTGTATATCAAATCAGTCAACTTCTCGGCACGAATGCCTCGCGTCCGAGCGAGTCCCAGCGCGAACAGCACGCTGTCTATGATGTTGCTCTTGCCAGAGCCATTCGGGCCGCTAACAGTAGTGAAATCTTCGTAAAACGGAATCTCTGTCTTTCGTCCGAAGCTTTTGAAGCTATCTAAGACGAGCTTTTTGATGTGCATGGTTGCTCGTAGGCGGGGACCGCGCTACGCGACGATGATGTCGTCGCCCAATCCTGAGTCGTCCCCAGTCTCGTCTTCTTCCTTGGACTGGGTGCTTTTAGTCTCTTCGTCGCGAGCGGGCGACTCTGCGTCGCTTTTCCTCTCTGGGCGGGACTCGGTGGTCGTCTCGGTCCCGAGCGTGGAGTCGTCGCCCTCCAGCGTTTCGAGTCGGTCGTTCACTTCGACCAGTTCCTCTGTCAACCCCTTCACCGTCGCTTCGAGTCGCTCGACTTGTGCTTCGAGTTCTTCGACTCGTTCGCTCTCGTCGGTCATATCAATCAAGCGTTACGGCAGCCCTATAAATCGTGCGTCAGACAACTGTCCCTAAGTTTACGTAATTATCTGTAGTTGAATCGTGGTCTCACACCCTTACAACGACCGACGAATATAAGTAATCAGGATCGGGATACTATCTAATCTAGTATATGAAGGAGAGTCGAGAGAATCACCGAAGACGAGACGACGGCAGTCGGCTTCACATGCCACGAAGACAGACGTGTCTCGTCGTTCTCATCTCTCTCGCGCTCCTCGTGGTCGGTGTCGTCCCGACAGGTGGCTTCGTCTCGGGCGGCGACGTTTCGAGCGTTGCTACCGATACGGCCGCCGTCGAAGCTAACGGTCTCGCGAAATCTGACGGTCCCGTGAAGCCGGTCACGCGACCGCCAGAACCGAAATCGAACGAATCGTTTCCGCTATCGACCTCCGGAAAAGCTGGAAGGCCTGACGAGCCCGGAAAGAACGTGTCCACGACGAACCCACCGGCGAATCGGGGACCGAGCGACGACCCAAGACCGAAGACGAACCCAACGCCCGGAAACCGGTCGGTGGGCAAACAGCCCGCGGACGTTCCGAGACAAGGGCAGGTCAATCGGTCCGAAACTGAGCCACCGTCACTGAATAAGAATGCGGGTCGAAACGGCCAGTTCCGCGGTAACAACCACACGAACGCAACCGTTCGACGCGGGCCGCCGGCGCACGCCAATCAGAACGGAACGGTGAACGTCTCGGTGCGAAACGCCAGAGCGAACGAGGCGGTGTCGCTGAACGTCTCGAACACCGCGCGTCGAAACGAGTCGGTCGTCTTCGACACGCTTGACCTGACGCCAACGACGAACGAGAGTTTCACACTGAACGCGACGGCCAGCGAGCAGGCGATACCGGACAAGACGCCCGCGCTCGACCTCTCGAACGGGACAGAGCCGCTCGCCTACTTGAGCGTCGATCACTCCATCTCGGACTCGAACATCCAGAACGTCACGTTCACCTTCAGGATTCGCAAAGATCGGGTGAACGCCTCCGAGCGGAACGAAATCGCGCTCTACCGTTTCCACGACGAGACGTGGAACGAACTGCCGACGACGCTCGTGGAGACGACCGAAGACCACTACGTCTACCGCGTTCAGTCGCCCGGATTGTCGGAGTTCGCCGCCGGGAAGAAGACGACGCGGTTCGAGATAACGAACGCGACCGTCGAAGTGGACACGCTGACCGTCGGAGACTCGTTGACCGTTCGACTCCGTATCCAGAACCGAGGCGACGCCGATGGAACGTTCACCGCCTCGCTCGCACTCGACGACGAGATACTCTCGGAACGCAAACTCACCATCGCCGGTGGCGGGACGCGACAGTTGACTTTCGACCGCACCGTCTCGACTGCTGGCGTCTATGACGTGTACGTCAACGACCTCCGCGTCGGTGAAGTCGCCATCAACGACAGCGTGGTCGGCGACGATAGCGGGACGAGTGAAACTGGAAGCCAGACTCGGTCAGAGACGGAGAGCGATGAA
The sequence above is a segment of the Halorussus halophilus genome. Coding sequences within it:
- a CDS encoding DUF7518 family protein produces the protein MTDESERVEELEAQVERLEATVKGLTEELVEVNDRLETLEGDDSTLGTETTTESRPERKSDAESPARDEETKSTQSKEEDETGDDSGLGDDIIVA
- a CDS encoding PGF-pre-PGF domain-containing protein — encoded protein: MPRRQTCLVVLISLALLVVGVVPTGGFVSGGDVSSVATDTAAVEANGLAKSDGPVKPVTRPPEPKSNESFPLSTSGKAGRPDEPGKNVSTTNPPANRGPSDDPRPKTNPTPGNRSVGKQPADVPRQGQVNRSETEPPSLNKNAGRNGQFRGNNHTNATVRRGPPAHANQNGTVNVSVRNARANEAVSLNVSNTARRNESVVFDTLDLTPTTNESFTLNATASEQAIPDKTPALDLSNGTEPLAYLSVDHSISDSNIQNVTFTFRIRKDRVNASERNEIALYRFHDETWNELPTTLVETTEDHYVYRVQSPGLSEFAAGKKTTRFEITNATVEVDTLTVGDSLTVRLRIQNRGDADGTFTASLALDDEILSERKLTIAGGGTRQLTFDRTVSTAGVYDVYVNDLRVGEVAINDSVVGDDSGTSETGSQTRSETESDEKADGASNDRRASTEVPGFGLGSALGALLVALLVASKLREKET